From a region of the Candidatus Gracilibacteria bacterium genome:
- a CDS encoding glycosyltransferase family 4 protein, producing MESKIKKHIIQILPYFPPHIGGLEKVGEDIFLKWTYGQSYIYSGNMCQELKNTKSKKPVYNDGFKTIIDNDNKIFFPSYEIIDNFPIPLFWTKDFWSSLGYINSIIKKIKNQKDEEVIIITHTRFFVSSLLGGYIARRNKIKWVHIEHGSDYVLLSSSLKNKIAYIYDRLIGKWILKNADTVLAISEASKKFILQEFGRKDVTVWYRGTEFPEYFSKNILKNMFPNKKIIGYVGRLYTWKNVGGLCEAYLSLPEEILNSTQLVIVGTGEDFKSLTYNYKDSGIYFSGGVDYKDSLSYQSEFDIHVHPSSPGGGLATTLLQAMKLGCLIVATPYEGAKEVIRSGENGILLSNDSVEELKRGLLEALSGFKYRNTYAQRNTEILQDQFDMDKNIKKLFKLI from the coding sequence ATGGAATCCAAAATTAAAAAACATATTATTCAAATTCTTCCATATTTTCCACCTCATATTTGAGGACTTGAAAAAGTATGAGAGGATATTTTTTTAAAGTGGACATACTGACAAAGCTATATATATAGCTGAAATATGTGTCAAGAATTAAAAAATACAAAGAGTAAAAAACCTGTCTATAATGATTGATTTAAAACTATTATAGACAATGACAACAAGATATTTTTTCCAAGTTATGAGATTATAGACAACTTTCCGATACCTTTATTTTGGACAAAAGATTTTTGGAGCTCTCTGTGATATATAAATTCTATCATAAAAAAAATAAAAAATCAAAAAGATGAAGAAGTCATCATAATCACTCATACGAGATTTTTTGTCTCTAGCTTATTATGATGATACATAGCTCGAAGAAATAAGATTAAATGGGTGCATATAGAACATTGATCAGATTATGTATTACTCTCTTCTTCCCTTAAAAATAAAATAGCTTACATCTACGATAGACTTATTTGAAAATGGATTTTAAAAAATGCTGATACAGTCCTTGCAATAAGCGAAGCTTCTAAAAAATTTATACTTCAAGAGTTTTGAAGAAAAGATGTTACAGTTTGGTATAGAGGGACAGAGTTTCCAGAATATTTTTCAAAAAATATTTTGAAAAATATGTTTCCAAATAAAAAAATTATTTGATATGTTTGAAGACTTTATACCTGGAAAAATGTTTGATGATTATGTGAAGCATACTTATCTCTACCAGAAGAAATATTAAATAGTACTCAATTGGTTATTGTATGAACTTGAGAAGATTTTAAGTCATTAACTTATAACTATAAAGATTCATGAATTTACTTTAGTTGAGGAGTTGATTATAAGGATAGTTTAAGTTACCAATCGGAGTTTGATATTCATGTTCATCCTAGTTCTCCTGGATGATGATTAGCTACCACTCTTTTACAAGCTATGAAGCTTTGATGTTTAATTGTAGCAACACCCTATGAATGAGCAAAAGAAGTCATTAGAAGCTGAGAAAATGGTATATTGTTATCAAATGATTCTGTTGAAGAACTCAAAAGATGATTATTAGAAGCTTTAAGTGGTTTTAAATATAGAAATACATATGCTCAAAGAAATACAGAAATTCTTCAAGATCAATTTGATATGGATAAAAATATAAAAAAGTTATTTAAATTAATATAA
- the rsmA gene encoding ribosomal RNA small subunit methyltransferase A: protein MSQEILDKYHIRAKKSLGQNFLVDTNLLDQISLAGNIEGDDIIEVGPGYGALTEKLIDKSPKSLTLIELDKDMISVLEERISFSELDFGDTKYEIVNQDILQYEPSLENYKVIANIPYYITSPILRHFLYEVSIKPNIMLILMQKDVGDKILRKNKGKSSVLSLIVEKKCRVSENILVPKESFIPQPKVESSVLRFETHTDYSEIDDDNFLRIIKIGFSEARKKLIKNLVKGGIEKDKILEFYSQNNFSENTRAEELDIRQWCDLIKTI from the coding sequence ATGTCTCAAGAAATCCTGGATAAATACCATATCAGAGCCAAAAAATCACTTGGTCAAAATTTTTTAGTTGATACAAATCTATTAGACCAAATATCTCTCGCATGAAATATTGAAGGGGACGATATTATAGAAGTCTGACCAGGCTACTGAGCACTTACCGAAAAACTTATTGATAAAAGTCCTAAGTCACTCACTCTAATTGAGCTTGATAAAGATATGATTTCAGTTTTGGAGGAAAGAATATCATTTTCGGAGTTGGATTTTTGAGATACAAAATATGAGATAGTGAATCAAGATATTTTACAATATGAACCAAGTTTAGAAAACTACAAAGTTATTGCGAATATTCCATATTATATTACTTCACCAATACTGAGACATTTTTTATACGAAGTATCAATCAAGCCAAATATTATGTTAATCCTTATGCAAAAAGATGTTGGAGATAAGATACTTCGAAAAAACAAATGAAAGTCATCAGTTTTGAGTCTTATTGTAGAAAAAAAATGTAGAGTTAGTGAGAATATATTAGTTCCCAAAGAATCATTTATCCCTCAACCAAAAGTAGAATCAAGTGTACTACGTTTTGAAACTCATACTGATTATAGTGAAATTGATGATGATAATTTTTTGAGGATTATTAAAATTGGATTTTCAGAAGCTCGAAAAAAACTCATCAAGAACTTAGTAAAGTGAGGTATTGAGAAGGACAAAATTTTAGAGTTTTATAGTCAAAACAATTTTTCAGAAAATACGAGAGCAGAAGAACTTGATATTAGACAGTGGTGTGATCTTATAAAAACTATATAA
- a CDS encoding cadherin repeat domain-containing protein → MFLSHYFSIENANAASTTLSYVGTATNLALQGNPFLTPTNAQGNQTLTSAMSAFNGNAKTTDTLALTNFNLAAAGLPATATINGIRAEVEFNTDNATITNQVQLTKNGTVAVGLNRAVGVTQTAKAFRTYGGAADLWGTTWTATELRSANFGVLLNYISTAGAQHMVNVYRVRVTIDYTPAPNNPPTNILLSNNTINEGQPAGTTVGLLSTVDPDVGNTHTYSFACTVPGADSASFSIAGNNLNSNAVFNFATKSTYNICVRTNDGLGGTFDKNFVITVNQVIVPKPGGVSTGLNLWLKSNAGTSTTTNNTNLATWNDQSGNGKNANSVVAPLYRNNTTDNLNFYPVVKFNGVDQYMRNSNGGISSKNYFAVVVPTNQVDGTLSGGVPFSTECTDATVNTGVCNLAFGGLVLGSFTLAIPDEVVTHALGSSQNYRSSQTGNFSYEAKKPMLVTVNENAAGDISEVFEKGVQINNFSTGNKIFATNTNYSLGASLEPAFPFYYDGDVVEIINYNERLSNTDKAKIESYLSLKYGVTLNNGNQNYIASDGTTLMWSTATAGSFNSNVFGIGRDNLQALTNVKSKSVNKDSVITLEAVGEGSNTAPSFVDMTDKEFFTISNNNLGNYWSSTGSPSGFDTLTRVWKAQEVGDVGTVTLEFDVANPNFDIPNLNAGTVYNFVYDSNNNGSLTDETPSVMTNTSGNLWKTNAINMSNGQIFTIATQKGANNIPTNITLSNNTVNENIAANSTIGTLTTTDADAANTHTYSLVPGLGDTDNQYFTTNTNVLRIIHSPDFEIKNTYSIRIQTNDGNAGVYQKTFTITINDVGEGITSIINFEQAEQSYKYSVTSGSWIRNNGNVNEGLFSFESDIVGIDATQACFEIEHTDTGTGTVSFDYNTSSEVDADFLRYYVDNVEQQAWSGETPWSRYNSPEMTAGTHMYKWCYIKNVSGAAGADKVYIDNIQYSNNVADTTPPTITNFNFASGSLLPGGNHTLIINYSDNDSGIDINSTIRELYKWNGTDWGADISGTGITNGAKNTTTANYATNSLGFGKYMFVFRVSDNAGNNSAIFNSVFYVDEPIFIIGNEQIDIGNLNANIQKFSTGTTLTVRTVGAPFKLFLNRNGELTDGNTNIIQNWNGSKGYGYDVTPLSGTIKAIASNELIKTQSKNINTNGNLNTYTYNIQIGADIDEQQAAGDYLGKLDFKIQLDY, encoded by the coding sequence ATGTTTTTATCACACTATTTTTCTATTGAAAACGCAAATGCTGCATCTACTACTCTCTCCTATGTTGGAACTGCAACGAACTTAGCACTTCAATGAAATCCTTTCTTGACTCCAACAAATGCTCAATGAAATCAAACACTAACATCAGCCATGAGTGCTTTCAATTGAAACGCTAAGACTACTGATACTCTTGCCCTTACAAATTTTAATCTCGCAGCTGCTGGCTTACCAGCTACAGCAACTATAAACTGAATAAGAGCTGAAGTAGAGTTTAACACAGATAATGCTACTATTACAAATCAAGTTCAATTAACAAAAAATGGGACCGTTGCTGTAGGTTTGAACCGCGCCGTATGAGTGACGCAAACTGCAAAAGCATTCAGAACATACGGAGGTGCTGCAGATTTATGGGGTACTACTTGGACCGCAACAGAACTCAGATCAGCTAATTTTTGAGTGTTACTCAATTATATTTCTACAGCTTGAGCTCAACATATGGTAAACGTGTATAGAGTACGAGTCACTATAGATTATACACCTGCTCCTAATAACCCTCCAACAAATATACTCCTCTCTAATAATACAATCAACGAATGACAACCTGCAGGAACTACTGTAGGTCTGTTAAGTACTGTTGATCCAGATGTAGGAAATACACATACTTATAGCTTTGCTTGTACTGTACCGTGAGCCGATAGTGCAAGCTTTTCCATTGCTGGAAACAACCTTAATTCCAATGCAGTTTTTAATTTTGCAACGAAATCTACTTATAACATATGTGTACGAACAAATGATGGACTTGGCTGAACCTTTGATAAAAACTTTGTAATTACTGTTAATCAAGTCATCGTTCCAAAACCTGGTTGAGTATCAACGTGACTTAATTTATGGCTTAAATCAAATGCTGGTACCAGTACAACAACCAATAACACAAATCTTGCGACTTGGAATGATCAATCGGGAAATGGGAAAAATGCAAACTCTGTAGTTGCCCCGTTATATAGAAATAACACCACTGATAACCTTAATTTTTATCCAGTTGTTAAATTTAATGGAGTAGATCAATACATGAGAAATTCAAATGGTTGAATTAGTTCAAAAAACTATTTTGCAGTAGTAGTCCCTACAAATCAAGTAGATGGGACCTTAAGTTGATGAGTCCCATTTAGTACGGAGTGTACTGACGCAACAGTTAATACTTGAGTCTGTAATCTCGCATTTGGGTGACTTGTTCTTGGATCGTTTACTCTCGCAATACCAGATGAAGTTGTAACACACGCCTTGTGATCTTCACAAAACTATCGTTCATCGCAAACATGAAACTTTTCATATGAAGCAAAAAAACCAATGCTCGTAACAGTAAATGAAAATGCTGCATGAGACATATCTGAAGTCTTTGAAAAATGAGTACAAATCAATAATTTTTCTACAGGTAATAAAATATTTGCTACCAACACAAACTATAGTCTCTGAGCTTCGCTTGAACCTGCTTTTCCATTTTATTATGATGGTGACGTCGTTGAAATAATAAATTATAATGAGAGGTTAAGTAATACTGATAAAGCTAAAATAGAATCATATCTGTCTCTCAAATATGGTGTAACTCTTAATAATTGAAATCAAAATTATATAGCATCTGATGGAACTACACTTATGTGGAGCACAGCAACTGCTGGATCATTTAATAGTAATGTCTTTGGTATCGGGCGAGATAATCTCCAAGCTCTCACCAACGTGAAATCTAAATCAGTAAATAAAGACTCAGTAATTACCCTAGAAGCCGTGGGAGAATGATCCAATACTGCACCAAGCTTTGTTGATATGACTGATAAAGAATTTTTCACTATATCTAACAATAATCTTTGAAACTACTGGAGTTCGACATGATCTCCATCTGGATTTGATACTCTCACTCGAGTTTGGAAAGCACAGGAAGTATGAGATGTTGGAACTGTGACTCTTGAATTTGATGTTGCAAATCCTAACTTTGATATTCCAAATCTTAATGCAGGTACTGTGTATAATTTTGTGTACGATTCAAATAATAATGGGTCACTTACAGATGAGACACCGAGCGTTATGACTAATACCTCTGGAAACCTGTGGAAAACAAATGCTATCAATATGTCTAATGGGCAAATATTCACCATAGCAACTCAAAAATGAGCAAATAATATACCAACCAATATTACCCTTTCGAACAATACAGTAAATGAAAATATTGCTGCAAATTCTACTATTTGAACACTTACAACGACAGACGCAGATGCAGCTAATACTCATACCTATTCTCTCGTTCCAGGTTTATGAGACACCGATAATCAGTATTTTACAACTAACACTAATGTACTAAGAATCATACACTCCCCTGACTTTGAAATAAAAAATACCTACTCGATTAGAATTCAAACCAACGATTGAAATGCATGAGTGTATCAAAAAACATTTACTATAACTATAAACGATGTTTGAGAATGAATAACAAGTATTATAAATTTTGAACAAGCTGAACAAAGTTATAAATATAGTGTAACTTCATGAAGTTGGATTAGAAATAATGGAAATGTAAATGAAGGCTTATTCTCTTTTGAAAGTGATATTGTATGAATCGATGCTACACAGGCTTGTTTTGAAATCGAACATACTGATACTGGCACATGAACGGTAAGTTTTGATTATAATACTTCCTCAGAAGTAGATGCAGATTTCCTGAGATACTATGTTGATAATGTTGAGCAACAGGCATGGAGTGGTGAAACTCCTTGGTCACGTTATAATTCTCCTGAGATGACTGCTTGAACTCATATGTATAAATGGTGTTATATTAAAAATGTAAGTTGAGCAGCATGAGCTGATAAAGTATACATTGATAACATTCAGTATTCTAACAATGTTGCAGATACAACTCCACCTACTATTACAAACTTCAATTTTGCAAGTGGTTCACTCCTTCCAGGTTGAAATCACACTCTTATCATAAATTACAGTGATAATGATAGTGGAATAGATATAAACTCAACTATTCGTGAACTCTATAAATGGAATGGAACAGACTGGTGAGCAGATATATCTGGAACAGGAATAACTAATGGTGCCAAAAATACAACTACGGCCAATTACGCAACCAATAGTCTCTGATTTGGAAAATATATGTTTGTGTTTAGAGTGAGCGACAATGCGTGAAATAATAGTGCAATATTTAATTCAGTATTTTATGTTGATGAACCAATCTTTATTATTTGAAATGAACAAATAGATATAGGGAATCTAAATGCAAATATCCAGAAATTTTCTACTGGTACTACACTGACAGTAAGAACGGTTTGAGCACCATTTAAATTATTTTTAAATAGAAATGGAGAACTTACAGACGGAAACACAAATATAATTCAAAACTGGAACGGAAGCAAAGGATACTGATATGATGTGACTCCCCTCTCGTGAACCATCAAAGCTATTGCAAGCAATGAGTTAATAAAAACTCAATCTAAAAATATTAATACTAATGGGAATCTTAATACCTACACATATAATATTCAAATTTGAGCAGATATAGATGAACAACAAGCAGCTTGAGATTACTTATGAAAACTAGATTTCAAGATTCAACTTGATTATTAG
- a CDS encoding DUF916 domain-containing protein — MKIVISVVCMFFIFFVSVVEYSYAAINYTLTPIKYELEMQPGESKNFPASIQNNSDKTVTLPITTSDFQSNGTAGVPSLVRKSELVFPDQELSTWITLQNNSVSLAPGEEGTINFNITVPETATPGGHYGAVIFNNAGSETSTGGNIGINVDYGIIILVNVAGEVIVDAEIGNPIINVGGSTYTGSGSASSLKDLDNISTKPDDNSWYLGNVGGVKIYQIPDHCPLGDFTSSRFDNLCFSVNQSGNNPRSNIFNNPDLFTGDFNVSFGVPIKNNGNTHIKPNGKIVLKDEDGNVIKGIGKESITNEQGAVIGEKIVDYIPFNDQGGNVLPKTKRLFESEWKGFPYKSYDDSGNQIINYWTPSEYYTQKNKDDAGFLMFWERVSEKRQNKIIDADIEIIYYDENGEEIVFESAQEFEVQYIEQQITNNPYVILGLLLFGFAGVFTLLGIRWWLAAGRKRKCWNCKEEIKSTWETCPYCKTIQNKKEHRKFEQQSQVQVENKKVQSVKKSPVKNPTPKTRVSKTKK; from the coding sequence ATGAAAATAGTAATTTCAGTCGTTTGTATGTTTTTTATATTTTTTGTATCAGTTGTTGAGTATTCATATGCTGCTATAAATTATACCCTCACTCCAATCAAGTATGAGCTTGAAATGCAACCAGGGGAATCTAAAAATTTTCCTGCAAGTATTCAGAATAATTCTGATAAAACAGTCACTCTTCCTATAACTACTTCCGATTTTCAATCAAACGGAACTGCGTGAGTTCCCAGTCTCGTGCGTAAGTCAGAACTCGTTTTTCCAGATCAAGAGCTCTCTACTTGGATTACATTACAAAATAACAGCGTGAGTCTAGCTCCATGAGAAGAATGAACTATTAATTTTAATATTACTGTTCCTGAAACAGCCACTCCAGGATGACATTACTGAGCTGTCATATTTAATAATGCAGGTTCAGAAACAAGTACTTGAGGTAATATCTGAATAAACGTAGATTATGGAATAATAATTTTAGTAAATGTTGCTTGAGAAGTTATCGTCGATGCTGAAATATGAAATCCTATAATTAATGTTGGATGATCTACATATACATGAAGTTGATCAGCATCAAGTCTGAAAGATTTGGATAATATATCAACAAAACCTGATGATAACTCTTGGTATCTTTGAAATGTTGGTGGAGTAAAAATATATCAAATCCCAGATCATTGCCCCCTGTGAGACTTTACGAGTAGTAGATTTGATAACTTGTGTTTCTCGGTAAATCAAAGCTGAAATAATCCTAGGTCAAACATTTTCAATAATCCTGATTTATTTACTGGTGACTTTAATGTATCATTTTGAGTCCCTATTAAAAATAATTGAAACACACATATAAAACCAAATTGAAAAATAGTTCTTAAAGATGAAGATGGAAATGTGATTAAATGAATTGGAAAAGAATCAATAACCAACGAACAATGAGCAGTAATTGGAGAAAAAATTGTAGACTATATTCCATTTAACGATCAAGGATGAAATGTTCTTCCTAAAACTAAAAGGCTTTTTGAATCAGAATGGAAATGATTTCCATATAAATCATATGATGATAGTTGAAATCAAATTATCAACTATTGGACTCCAAGTGAATACTATACCCAAAAAAATAAAGATGATGCATGATTTTTAATGTTTTGGGAACGAGTATCTGAAAAAAGACAAAACAAAATTATAGATGCCGATATAGAAATAATATATTATGATGAAAATGGAGAAGAAATAGTTTTTGAATCTGCTCAAGAGTTTGAGGTTCAGTATATTGAACAACAAATCACTAATAATCCTTATGTAATACTGTGACTCTTATTATTTGGTTTTGCCTGAGTATTCACTCTCCTATGAATAAGATGGTGGCTTGCAGCTGGAAGAAAAAGAAAATGTTGGAACTGTAAAGAGGAAATTAAATCAACATGGGAAACGTGTCCATACTGTAAAACAATTCAAAATAAAAAAGAACATCGAAAATTTGAGCAACAATCTCAAGTTCAAGTTGAAAATAAAAAAGTTCAAAGCGTTAAAAAAAGTCCTGTAAAAAATCCAACTCCAAAGACAAGAGTTTCAAAAACTAAAAAGTAA
- a CDS encoding Hsp20/alpha crystallin family protein encodes MFKLFGLGDEDNHEKKIHVRSEDDFDGSDEHSESGEASESELGQISLDVLENHQSIYILAPVAGVELSDIDISVHETTLTISGVRNKPKEFYENSMEIKNEECFWGNFTRKIILGENMDFSQIQAVMENNLLVIHIPKIRFDSKNIKINRIQS; translated from the coding sequence ATGTTTAAGCTCTTTGGTCTCTGAGATGAAGATAATCACGAAAAAAAAATACACGTACGTTCAGAAGATGATTTTGATGGTAGCGATGAGCATAGTGAGTCATGAGAGGCAAGTGAGTCAGAATTAGGACAGATATCACTTGATGTGCTTGAAAATCATCAGAGTATATATATATTGGCTCCTGTAGCAGGTGTAGAACTCTCAGATATAGATATTTCAGTTCATGAGACTACACTGACTATTTCTTGAGTGAGAAACAAACCGAAAGAGTTTTATGAAAACTCTATGGAAATAAAAAACGAAGAATGTTTCTGGGGGAACTTTACTAGAAAAATAATACTTTGAGAAAATATGGATTTTTCTCAGATTCAAGCAGTTATGGAAAATAACCTTTTAGTCATCCATATTCCAAAAATACGTTTTGATAGCAAAAATATCAAAATTAATAGAATACAATCTTAA
- a CDS encoding RluA family pseudouridine synthase: MNYNFCIHINKATRVDIYLSALFGELSRSYIQKLIDTGCVRVNGETVKKNLKLQPRDAITIQEIITSYEILAENIPLDIIFEDENLCIINKQAGINVHPTPGIEGKSGTLVNALLYHCKEKLPVISGEQRPGIVHRLDKDTSGALITVKNDMMMHYISDIIKNRDIKKYYIAIVAGVLTQTDFTITSDIGRDPYNKIRMTIQNPLNPKHAITHGKVIGYVDEEYSIIKIDLETGRTHQIRVHLASIGYPILGDSVYGNPKVNKRIATKHQIHRQALHAYRLDFELYSKAVSFIAPLKHDMQSMIGELDLENI; the protein is encoded by the coding sequence ATGAACTACAATTTCTGCATACACATTAACAAAGCTACGAGAGTTGATATCTATCTATCAGCTCTTTTTTGAGAACTTTCACGTTCATATATACAAAAACTCATTGATACAGGATGTGTGAGAGTAAATGGTGAAACGGTAAAAAAGAATCTTAAGCTTCAGCCAAGAGATGCTATTACAATTCAAGAAATAATAACGAGTTATGAGATTCTTGCTGAAAATATTCCTCTTGATATCATATTTGAAGATGAAAATCTATGTATAATCAATAAGCAAGCCGGTATAAATGTCCATCCAACTCCCGGAATAGAAGGCAAGTCAGGGACCCTTGTAAATGCATTATTATACCACTGTAAAGAAAAACTCCCAGTTATTTCAGGAGAACAAAGACCTTGAATTGTTCATAGATTAGATAAAGATACGAGTTGAGCTCTCATAACTGTAAAAAATGATATGATGATGCATTATATTTCTGATATCATTAAAAATAGAGACATAAAGAAATATTATATCGCTATAGTTGCTGGAGTGCTTACACAAACAGATTTCACTATTACCTCTGATATAGGACGAGATCCCTACAACAAGATTAGGATGACAATTCAAAATCCTCTCAATCCAAAACATGCAATTACGCATTGAAAGGTTATTTGATACGTTGATGAAGAATATAGTATTATCAAAATAGATCTTGAAACTGGGCGAACACACCAAATCAGAGTTCATTTAGCGAGTATTGGGTACCCAATTTTAGGGGATAGTGTGTACTGAAATCCAAAGGTAAACAAAAGAATAGCAACAAAGCACCAGATTCATAGACAAGCACTACATGCGTATAGACTTGATTTTGAACTGTACTCAAAAGCTGTTTCATTTATTGCTCCACTAAAGCATGATATGCAAAGTATGATCTGAGAATTAGACCTTGAAAATATTTAA
- a CDS encoding J domain-containing protein, with protein MAQNYYDILGVSKTASADEIKKAYRKQAMKYHPDKNKDDTGAEKKFKDVNEAYQTLSDSSKRKQYDTFGSSKGNPFGGASGNPFGGASSGSYSSGGASGFEDIFSQFGGAGNSRSRGQNVEFDFGDLFGGGMGRGSSGSRQTQEEAKKPETLDFEKVYQIPVFDMILGCKIEVTGVYGQKAKLTIPAGTKPGTKFRVKEFGKSEGNKKGNLIVKAEALMPKNISEVDKHMLERIRENIGY; from the coding sequence ATGGCACAAAACTACTACGATATCCTATGAGTTTCTAAAACTGCAAGTGCTGATGAAATCAAAAAAGCTTACAGGAAACAGGCAATGAAATATCATCCAGACAAAAATAAAGATGATACCTGAGCTGAAAAAAAGTTTAAAGACGTCAACGAAGCGTATCAAACACTTTCAGATTCAAGTAAAAGGAAGCAATATGATACTTTTTGAAGTTCAAAATGAAATCCCTTTTGAGGTGCTTCATGAAATCCTTTTGGTTGAGCAAGTTCTTGAAGTTATAGCTCTGGGTGAGCATCTGGATTTGAGGATATTTTTTCACAATTTTGAGGCGCATGAAATAGTCGATCTCGAGGTCAAAATGTGGAATTTGATTTTTGAGATTTATTTTGAGGTGGGATGTGAAGAGGATCTTCTGGAAGTAGACAAACCCAAGAGGAAGCAAAGAAACCTGAGACACTTGATTTTGAAAAGGTATATCAAATCCCAGTTTTTGATATGATTTTAGGGTGTAAAATAGAAGTAACTGGAGTTTATGGCCAAAAAGCTAAGCTCACTATACCTGCTTGAACGAAACCTGGGACAAAGTTTAGAGTTAAAGAGTTTTGAAAATCTGAGGGAAATAAAAAATGAAATCTCATTGTCAAAGCTGAGGCTCTTATGCCAAAAAATATTTCTGAAGTTGATAAACATATGTTAGAAAGAATCAGAGAAAATATTGGATACTAA
- a CDS encoding class I SAM-dependent methyltransferase → MNRNDEFSDYYWENCTKENYAPKIVQGIGVRLERYGLDSLVGKFNDRSLRILEVGSGNGELLNAFLSAGFHDVRGLDMNPRHMRKYPELSSIVDINAIQMKSREPDEKLFDVVYTNLVFDEDYYREQQNDGFRSNMLQGIHSHLQPDGLYYGEEYHQLSEIMKEIDLIRPRANSLVGIFDKIIIPSKM, encoded by the coding sequence ATGAATAGAAATGATGAATTTAGTGATTATTATTGGGAAAACTGCACAAAGGAAAATTATGCTCCCAAGATTGTTCAATGAATATGAGTAAGATTAGAAAGATATGGGCTTGATTCGTTAGTATGAAAGTTCAATGATAGATCATTAAGAATTTTAGAAGTTGGAAGCTGAAATTGAGAATTATTAAATGCTTTTTTAAGTGCTTGATTTCATGATGTGAGATGATTAGATATGAATCCTCGTCACATGCGTAAATATCCAGAACTTAGTAGTATTGTCGATATAAATGCTATTCAAATGAAAAGTAGAGAACCTGATGAAAAATTATTTGATGTAGTATACACAAATTTAGTCTTTGATGAAGATTATTACAGGGAACAACAAAATGACTGATTTAGGAGTAATATGTTACAATGAATTCATTCTCATTTACAACCAGACGGATTGTATTATTGAGAAGAATACCATCAACTTAGTGAAATTATGAAAGAGATTGATTTAATACGGCCTAGAGCAAATAGCCTCGTATGAATTTTTGATAAAATAATAATTCCTTCAAAAATGTAA
- a CDS encoding ATP-binding cassette domain-containing protein, giving the protein MKIDNLTLSFKNKIVLRNINLSIKPGEFVFFIGYSGSGKTTLIRSIIGDFKPERGDIVLDNGGFLYRNLTEKLLLDYRRSIGVIFQDYKLMESKSVYENVAFAMEVCGYKDHQIQKKVPQTLEQVGLLTKKDTSVQELSGGEKQRVSIARALVHDPAIIIGDEPTGNLDPVTAAEIMKIFLDLNKDGKTVILATHDKNIVNSMHKRVIVFKDKSIVADHIGGEYNLEF; this is encoded by the coding sequence ATGAAAATAGACAATCTCACTCTTAGTTTTAAAAATAAAATAGTTCTTAGGAATATAAATCTCAGCATAAAACCTTGAGAATTTGTATTTTTCATTGGATACTCAGGTTCAGGTAAAACCACACTTATTCGCTCTATAATATGAGATTTTAAACCTGAAAGATGAGATATCGTACTGGATAATGGTTGATTCTTATACAGAAATCTCACTGAAAAATTATTACTCGATTATAGAAGAAGTATTGGAGTAATATTTCAAGATTATAAGCTTATGGAGTCAAAATCAGTGTATGAAAACGTTGCTTTTGCAATGGAAGTATGTGGGTATAAGGATCATCAAATACAAAAAAAAGTCCCTCAAACTTTGGAGCAGGTATGACTTCTTACTAAAAAAGATACATCAGTACAAGAACTTTCAGGGTGAGAAAAACAAAGAGTTTCAATTGCCAGAGCACTGGTGCATGATCCAGCTATCATTATTGGAGATGAACCAACTGGGAATCTAGACCCTGTTACTGCAGCTGAGATTATGAAAATATTTTTAGATCTTAATAAAGATGGTAAAACAGTTATCCTCGCGACTCATGATAAAAATATAGTGAACTCTATGCACAAAAGAGTCATAGTATTTAAAGATAAATCTATAGTTGCTGACCATATAGGTTGAGAATATAATTTAGAGTTTTAA